A section of the Spirosoma pollinicola genome encodes:
- a CDS encoding helix-turn-helix transcriptional regulator, whose translation MVDAETKRLSRLVAIQTILQTKQLITATELASRFAVSVRTIYRDIKTLESAGIPILTEEGRGYALVEGYRLPPVSFTQTEANALITVEQLVQAQQDTSLAQAYSQAMIKLKAVLRSPTQEKANFLASRLKVYVNDQPESRYLATLQNALTSFHRVRIDYRAASEELTCRTLEPFALLMSTQENWLLVAWCGLRGAYRIFRLDRIEQLEVLDETFVPHPLTLKQYFESLSE comes from the coding sequence ATGGTTGATGCCGAAACAAAACGACTTTCCCGCTTAGTGGCTATCCAAACCATTCTACAAACTAAACAACTAATTACGGCAACGGAACTGGCTAGCCGGTTTGCCGTCAGCGTCCGCACCATTTACCGCGACATCAAAACCCTGGAAAGCGCCGGAATACCTATCCTGACTGAAGAAGGTAGAGGTTATGCGCTAGTTGAAGGCTACCGACTACCACCTGTTTCCTTCACTCAGACAGAGGCTAATGCCCTCATTACGGTGGAGCAATTGGTCCAGGCCCAGCAAGACACTTCTTTAGCGCAGGCCTACAGTCAGGCTATGATCAAGCTCAAGGCCGTCTTACGAAGCCCTACCCAAGAGAAGGCTAATTTTCTGGCTTCTCGCTTGAAGGTATATGTCAACGACCAGCCCGAGAGCCGCTACCTAGCTACCCTACAAAATGCGCTGACCAGCTTCCATCGGGTACGCATCGACTACCGGGCCGCTTCAGAAGAATTGACCTGTCGAACGCTGGAACCTTTCGCCTTACTGATGAGCACCCAAGAAAACTGGTTGCTGGTGGCTTGGTGTGGGCTGCGCGGTGCCTATCGCATCTTTAGGCTCGACCGCATCGAGCAGCTTGAAGTGCTAGATGAGACATTCGTTCCGCATCCACTCACCTTGAAGCAGTATTTCGAGAGCTTGAGTGAATAA
- a CDS encoding recombinase family protein, with protein sequence MNYICYYRVSTKAQGRSGLGLGDKRSIVNQYFQDGDKLLLEFTEVESGKKGDRPKLQEAIRACQQWGGEIIDCKARPAQSECSLRDDATGFRR encoded by the coding sequence ATGAATTACATCTGTTACTACCGGGTATCCACGAAAGCCCAAGGCCGCTCCGGGCTTGGCCTGGGGGATAAACGGTCTATTGTGAATCAGTATTTCCAAGATGGGGATAAACTTTTGTTGGAATTTACCGAAGTTGAGTCCGGCAAAAAGGGCGACCGGCCAAAGCTTCAGGAGGCTATCCGAGCTTGTCAGCAATGGGGGGGCGAAATTATTGATTGCAAAGCTCGACCGGCTCAGTCGGAATGTAGCCTTCGTGATGACGCTACGGGATTCAGGCGTTGA
- a CDS encoding helix-turn-helix domain-containing protein, translated as MDAFDRITARTPNETRRLVTKMLDVADRIHAILEQKGMSQKDLAVALHKSESEISKWVSGTHNLELKTIVRIEEALGEDILTVPKSQALA; from the coding sequence ATGGACGCATTCGACCGTATTACCGCCCGAACGCCCAATGAGACCCGGCGTTTAGTCACTAAGATGCTAGATGTAGCTGATCGCATTCATGCTATTCTTGAGCAAAAGGGCATGAGCCAGAAAGACTTAGCCGTTGCTCTCCACAAATCAGAATCCGAAATCAGCAAATGGGTCAGTGGGACGCATAATCTAGAGCTGAAAACCATCGTTCGGATTGAAGAAGCCCTGGGTGAAGATATTTTAACCGTGCCTAAGTCTCAAGCCCTAGCTTAG
- a CDS encoding MarR family winged helix-turn-helix transcriptional regulator gives MANPVVNLVSAWAEYDQQFPHQPIEHFCRYYLAQKQQPESKPDLTRSQQQGNLLRTLGRISSAYSFYHRAAMTQTSLPSADSFYYLNGLSYLGEVRKTELINYLFAEYTTGMEAINRLLASNFISERADPRDKRAKLIQLTPTGRQALEKAYLYAAKAAEMLFHPVGDDTLELAESLLKPVEQRHTQVMPELKTKEFESLYNQLMGNP, from the coding sequence ATGGCTAATCCAGTAGTTAATCTTGTATCGGCTTGGGCGGAATACGATCAGCAATTCCCCCATCAGCCCATTGAACACTTTTGTCGGTATTATTTAGCGCAAAAACAGCAACCCGAGTCAAAGCCTGATTTAACCCGTAGTCAGCAGCAGGGTAATCTGCTGCGAACCCTAGGGCGTATCTCCAGCGCTTATAGCTTCTACCACCGAGCGGCCATGACTCAAACCAGTTTACCCTCGGCCGACAGTTTCTATTATTTGAATGGGTTAAGCTATTTGGGTGAAGTCCGTAAAACGGAGTTGATCAATTATCTTTTTGCGGAGTACACCACGGGTATGGAAGCCATCAATCGATTGCTGGCCAGCAACTTTATCAGTGAACGGGCCGATCCAAGGGACAAGCGGGCCAAACTCATTCAATTAACCCCTACAGGCCGACAGGCGTTAGAGAAAGCCTATCTGTACGCAGCAAAAGCGGCAGAGATGCTCTTCCATCCAGTAGGAGATGATACCCTAGAACTGGCTGAGTCACTGCTGAAGCCCGTTGAGCAGCGCCATACGCAGGTCATGCCGGAGTTAAAAACAAAAGAATTTGAGAGCCTGTACAACCAACTGATGGGCAATCCTTAG
- a CDS encoding IS1182 family transposase, with translation MQGRKNDREKLITSFQLSNCIPKHNFYRRLKETLDLTFLYEQTKDCYGSTGNPSIDPVVFFKFMLIGYLENITSDRKLIEHCSMRMDMLFFLGYNLDEPLPWHSTLSRTRQLYPEALFELLFDKVFNLCVANNMVAGRRVAIDSAPVKANASMESLLEKQPNLPGPRLVQSVEDQNQGVDTILEPSNRHPGSIITASDHQLRQLKKHQQKLKSAPANLGASNTKAQLLSNKTHYSPTDPDARISVKPGKARKLNYHCSLAVDTAEGVISHVQADFADGRDSQYLPDIALKLQQRLVANELRLEEVLADTGYSNGSNYALLEGWNITGWIPVFGHYKPQIEGFSYDSEGDYFTCSAGKRLPFKTFASYAETGLWKIYRANYQDCKQCPLKATCVPKSQYRQIIRTAYDPFYRRALERQQSQRGKRMKRLRQRTVEPVLGSLVEYNGLRKINVRGKAGAHKVMLMAAIAFNLKKYMKFTTKSTLSQAIALKVEWSLSFQDTFLGFSVLFFN, from the coding sequence ATGCAAGGCAGAAAAAACGACCGCGAAAAACTCATTACTTCGTTTCAGCTTTCCAACTGTATCCCCAAGCACAACTTTTACCGTCGGTTGAAGGAGACGCTTGACCTTACTTTCCTGTACGAACAGACCAAAGACTGTTATGGCTCAACCGGCAATCCTTCAATTGACCCCGTCGTATTCTTCAAGTTCATGCTCATCGGCTATCTGGAGAATATTACGTCTGACAGAAAGTTGATTGAGCATTGCTCCATGCGCATGGATATGCTGTTTTTCTTGGGCTACAACCTGGATGAGCCTTTACCCTGGCACTCCACGCTGAGCCGTACCCGCCAACTTTACCCAGAAGCACTTTTTGAGCTACTCTTCGACAAAGTATTCAATCTTTGTGTAGCCAACAACATGGTGGCGGGCCGCAGAGTAGCCATTGACTCGGCTCCTGTTAAAGCCAATGCTTCCATGGAAAGTCTACTAGAAAAACAACCCAACTTGCCCGGTCCTAGGCTGGTCCAATCGGTCGAGGATCAGAATCAGGGAGTGGACACGATACTTGAACCCAGCAACCGCCACCCTGGATCGATTATTACGGCGTCCGATCATCAGTTGAGACAGTTGAAAAAGCACCAGCAAAAATTAAAGAGTGCACCTGCTAATCTAGGAGCCAGCAACACAAAAGCTCAATTGCTGAGTAATAAGACGCACTATAGCCCTACCGATCCCGATGCTCGTATCTCGGTCAAGCCCGGCAAAGCCCGCAAACTCAACTACCATTGTAGCTTGGCAGTCGATACGGCCGAAGGCGTCATTAGTCATGTGCAGGCCGATTTTGCTGATGGCCGGGACAGCCAATACTTGCCGGATATTGCCCTCAAGCTTCAGCAGCGGCTGGTAGCCAATGAGCTACGTTTAGAAGAGGTATTGGCTGACACGGGCTACTCAAACGGTAGTAACTACGCCTTGCTGGAAGGATGGAATATAACGGGTTGGATACCTGTCTTCGGCCACTATAAGCCTCAAATCGAAGGCTTTTCTTATGATTCTGAGGGGGATTACTTTACTTGTTCAGCTGGCAAGCGATTGCCTTTCAAGACCTTTGCCAGCTACGCTGAAACCGGGTTGTGGAAGATCTATCGGGCGAATTACCAGGACTGCAAACAGTGTCCGCTCAAAGCCACCTGTGTGCCAAAGAGTCAATACCGACAAATTATCCGAACGGCCTATGATCCCTTCTACCGTCGAGCTCTGGAGCGCCAGCAAAGTCAGCGGGGCAAACGCATGAAACGGCTTCGCCAACGAACGGTGGAGCCGGTCCTAGGTAGTCTGGTAGAGTACAATGGGTTACGAAAGATCAATGTACGGGGTAAAGCGGGGGCTCACAAAGTGATGCTGATGGCGGCTATTGCCTTCAACCTGAAGAAGTATATGAAGTTCACCACCAAGTCCACTCTCAGCCAAGCCATAGCCCTAAAGGTGGAATGGTCATTGTCTTTTCAAGACACTTTTCTAGGCTTTAGCGTGCTTTTTTTCAACTAA
- a CDS encoding recombinase family protein, whose amino-acid sequence MIAKLDRLSRNVAFVMTLRDSGVDFVACDLPDANTLTVGMMVTFAQYEAERTSERTRAALTQKKVQGFKLGKPENLTLEAIQKGEAIRVTNALTHKANVQATELATLYRNNGMTYAEIADKLNQTHYQTRRNKQFDGKAIYRLLQRVKM is encoded by the coding sequence TTGATTGCAAAGCTCGACCGGCTCAGTCGGAATGTAGCCTTCGTGATGACGCTACGGGATTCAGGCGTTGATTTTGTCGCCTGCGATTTGCCGGATGCCAATACGCTTACGGTTGGTATGATGGTTACGTTTGCCCAATATGAAGCGGAGCGCACTTCCGAACGTACCCGTGCTGCCCTGACTCAAAAGAAGGTGCAAGGTTTTAAACTAGGTAAACCAGAGAACCTGACCTTAGAGGCCATTCAAAAGGGTGAAGCAATTAGAGTAACAAATGCGCTAACTCATAAAGCTAACGTTCAAGCTACGGAGCTGGCTACACTCTACCGGAATAATGGCATGACCTATGCTGAAATAGCTGACAAGTTGAACCAGACACATTACCAGACCAGACGGAACAAACAATTTGATGGTAAAGCGATATATCGATTGCTTCAACGAGTGAAAATGTAA
- a CDS encoding helix-turn-helix domain-containing protein: MPKYKPADYEVLRRRCVELDQAGWKQGPIAQALGLTQGWVSQTLKKYRQQGPLALQWRKPPGAPTRLTPDQLCQLVEELNKGAEHQGFAGAVWTRPRINEVIKKLFDVSYDPSQVGRLLKKIGWSRQKPQPKARQQGAGAVAQWRQERLPELKKS; this comes from the coding sequence ATGCCAAAATATAAACCAGCGGATTACGAAGTATTACGACGACGCTGTGTCGAGCTCGATCAGGCGGGCTGGAAACAAGGTCCTATTGCCCAAGCCCTGGGCTTAACTCAAGGCTGGGTTAGTCAGACTCTAAAGAAATATCGTCAACAAGGGCCACTAGCCTTGCAGTGGCGCAAGCCCCCTGGAGCACCCACCCGGTTGACGCCTGATCAGCTTTGCCAGCTTGTTGAAGAACTTAATAAAGGAGCGGAGCATCAGGGTTTTGCGGGGGCAGTTTGGACCCGGCCTCGTATTAATGAAGTCATCAAGAAATTATTTGATGTCAGTTATGATCCTTCTCAAGTCGGTCGTCTGTTGAAGAAAATAGGTTGGAGCCGACAAAAACCACAGCCTAAAGCCCGGCAGCAGGGTGCAGGAGCGGTGGCTCAATGGCGTCAGGAGCGGCTACCCGAACTCAAAAAAAGCTAA
- a CDS encoding VOC family protein, translating into MTLKPNPFSHIDLYVTSFEKTLPFYEKLLPQLGFTNRYDSPKWKVFATQGELPSAAYFAITEDKAHQPNKNLVGFWAENQEEVNQIAALVKEAGGTVTAGPGLFPISPTYYSVYFEDPCGNGYEFLHRTN; encoded by the coding sequence ATGACTCTCAAGCCAAATCCATTTAGCCACATTGACCTTTATGTGACTAGCTTTGAAAAGACACTCCCATTTTACGAGAAGCTACTGCCTCAACTGGGTTTCACCAATCGATATGATTCGCCAAAATGGAAGGTATTTGCCACACAAGGTGAGCTTCCAAGTGCGGCTTACTTTGCCATTACCGAGGATAAGGCTCATCAGCCGAATAAAAATTTGGTGGGCTTTTGGGCTGAGAATCAAGAGGAGGTGAATCAGATAGCTGCTTTAGTCAAAGAAGCAGGCGGTACCGTCACGGCTGGACCAGGTTTGTTTCCAATTAGTCCTACCTACTATTCGGTTTACTTTGAAGATCCCTGTGGGAATGGTTATGAGTTTCTGCATCGAACAAATTAA
- a CDS encoding Fic family protein, translating to MPSSQSSSLTLPALLSWYRELTRDSLPVGGHNGLIHVYHSAAIDGCSLTLAESLVLLENGETTDTKPAPHHWMLLDYQQAQQQMLAWAADREPLNRARLQSIGATLMRRTGGPLHTLLGSYDSSQGEFRLASPMTAQRKLIDAQKLPAAVDKLLKQLNTNLATPKTMRQLYDLSFQAHYDLLCLQPFGEGNGRVARLLMNYVQHYHKLPMSLVHAVDRQAYRRALDQPPAPSFDPPILDFLYTQLITYLQTECERITQEPF from the coding sequence ATGCCCTCTTCCCAATCATCGAGCCTGACCTTACCCGCCTTGCTCAGCTGGTATCGTGAGCTGACCAGGGACTCGCTTCCGGTGGGTGGTCACAACGGGTTGATTCACGTCTATCACTCGGCCGCTATTGACGGATGCAGTCTGACACTTGCCGAAAGTCTGGTCTTGCTGGAGAATGGCGAAACCACCGACACTAAACCCGCCCCCCATCATTGGATGCTGCTCGATTATCAGCAAGCCCAGCAACAGATGCTGGCCTGGGCCGCCGACCGGGAACCCTTGAACCGCGCCCGGCTTCAATCCATTGGCGCAACTCTGATGCGCCGGACGGGTGGGCCCCTGCATACATTACTGGGAAGTTATGATTCCAGCCAGGGCGAATTCCGGCTGGCCAGCCCCATGACGGCCCAGCGTAAGTTAATCGACGCGCAAAAGCTACCCGCCGCCGTGGATAAACTGCTCAAGCAGCTGAATACAAACCTGGCCACCCCGAAAACCATGCGACAGCTTTATGATCTTTCCTTTCAGGCGCATTACGACCTGCTCTGTCTGCAGCCCTTTGGGGAAGGAAATGGCCGGGTGGCTCGCCTGCTCATGAATTACGTACAGCACTACCACAAACTACCCATGAGTTTAGTGCACGCCGTTGATCGTCAGGCTTACCGGCGGGCTTTAGATCAACCTCCCGCGCCGTCCTTCGACCCGCCCATCCTAGACTTCCTGTATACCCAACTCATCACCTATTTACAGACGGAGTGTGAACGCATCACCCAGGAACCGTTTTAA
- a CDS encoding glycoside hydrolase family 17 protein encodes MIFGIYPGGVAGAPGNTGTVADFAVGKADNPIQIRRALAQLQGSTSLFIIRSYVHYIGQGIIEVSSSIVDQLDQYRGPCQQVDLVVGYHADSYVKQDWQQGLSQLFDQYGPLLHSLQIAEEPNLYHFPGDGVFPQISQVIVDGVKWAKQEALKRNLTVKIGFNTLPSFAETDPFWNSLKELVDASFLASLDYVGLDFFPDVFRPVAEDGQPMDLRQSVQAVLTHLRESTLKKANIPFNVPIHIAEHGWATGPDRSYERQAQVLEIVIRSIYELRQTLHITHYELFALRDADSSNPGLFHQFGLLRDDYSPKPGFLTYQRLINEFG; translated from the coding sequence ATGATATTTGGTATTTATCCCGGTGGTGTAGCTGGTGCACCAGGGAATACAGGAACCGTGGCTGACTTTGCTGTGGGTAAAGCCGACAATCCAATCCAGATCCGTCGGGCACTCGCGCAATTGCAGGGATCGACTTCGCTGTTTATCATCCGAAGTTACGTGCACTATATAGGCCAAGGTATCATCGAAGTTAGTAGCTCCATCGTTGATCAACTGGATCAATATAGGGGACCATGCCAGCAAGTTGATTTAGTGGTTGGCTACCATGCTGATTCGTATGTTAAGCAGGATTGGCAACAGGGGCTTAGCCAGCTATTCGATCAGTACGGCCCCCTCCTGCATAGTTTACAGATCGCCGAAGAACCCAACTTATATCATTTCCCGGGCGATGGCGTGTTTCCTCAAATTAGTCAAGTAATCGTAGACGGCGTCAAATGGGCCAAGCAAGAAGCCCTCAAACGGAACTTAACGGTCAAGATTGGTTTCAATACCTTACCCAGCTTTGCCGAGACTGATCCGTTCTGGAATTCGCTTAAAGAGTTAGTTGATGCGTCCTTTCTAGCGTCTTTGGATTACGTAGGGTTAGATTTCTTTCCGGATGTGTTTAGGCCGGTTGCGGAGGATGGTCAGCCTATGGACTTACGCCAATCCGTTCAAGCGGTACTAACTCACTTACGGGAGTCTACTCTGAAGAAAGCAAACATTCCTTTTAACGTTCCTATTCATATCGCTGAACACGGTTGGGCTACAGGCCCCGATCGCAGTTATGAACGGCAGGCTCAGGTATTAGAAATCGTCATTCGAAGTATCTATGAATTGAGGCAAACCTTGCATATTACTCACTATGAGTTGTTTGCGCTTCGCGATGCGGATAGTTCGAATCCCGGTCTGTTCCACCAATTTGGACTTCTGCGGGATGATTACTCACCGAAACCTGGGTTTTTAACCTACCAACGGTTGATTAACGAATTTGGTTAG
- a CDS encoding phosphorylase family protein, whose protein sequence is MKYIANLNIFLLEDLGHGHDNIEYFQIGPYAKKFITEGGFEKYFENLLNEQEISKKKDTISVTHESSQCDYVIITALEEDEMERIIPVFTKVGNIKNDRHLIEYGYLTSNKDKRIAWSSQQATGMVDASILAAEMIIRFNPKFLIMPGVLGGKPEDTNIGDIVVSTKVFTVDKGKFNENDFKREIEADNTNSSYITAFHRNKNKIINYIKDSDPTRKNSINIHFEPVACVRQVINKKSFFIENIVTIERKAIALEMESYGIARACELINDGKTIPLIIKSVMDNTQNKNDGAKTYAAWTSAMFVIFILENDLI, encoded by the coding sequence TTGAAGTACATAGCGAACTTAAATATATTTCTTTTAGAAGATTTAGGTCATGGACATGATAATATAGAGTATTTTCAAATTGGGCCTTATGCCAAAAAATTTATCACTGAAGGTGGATTCGAAAAGTATTTTGAAAACTTACTCAATGAACAAGAAATAAGTAAAAAGAAAGACACTATTTCTGTGACCCATGAATCAAGTCAATGTGATTATGTTATCATAACGGCATTAGAAGAAGATGAAATGGAAAGAATAATACCAGTTTTTACCAAAGTTGGAAATATTAAAAATGACAGACATTTAATTGAATATGGGTATCTAACATCGAATAAGGATAAAAGAATTGCTTGGTCGTCTCAACAAGCTACCGGTATGGTAGATGCTTCTATTCTTGCAGCAGAGATGATTATCCGGTTTAATCCTAAGTTCTTAATAATGCCAGGAGTCTTAGGTGGAAAGCCAGAAGATACTAATATTGGCGATATTGTTGTTTCAACCAAGGTATTTACTGTTGATAAAGGAAAATTTAATGAAAATGATTTTAAAAGGGAGATTGAAGCTGATAATACAAATAGCTCTTATATCACTGCATTTCACAGGAACAAAAATAAAATAATTAATTACATAAAAGATAGTGATCCAACTAGAAAAAATAGTATAAATATTCATTTTGAGCCTGTAGCCTGTGTTAGACAAGTGATTAATAAAAAATCTTTTTTTATTGAAAATATCGTTACAATCGAGAGAAAAGCAATTGCTTTAGAAATGGAAAGTTATGGTATTGCTAGAGCTTGTGAATTAATAAATGATGGCAAAACAATTCCATTAATAATAAAATCTGTAATGGATAATACACAAAATAAAAATGATGGAGCAAAAACATACGCTGCTTGGACAAGCGCAATGTTTGTCATTTTTATACTGGAAAATGATTTAATCTAA
- a CDS encoding NmrA family NAD(P)-binding protein, with translation MYIILGATGHVGSAVAQSLLDQGEEVTVITHDALKKEEWQQKGATVAIADVHDANQLRTVFKRGKRLFVLNPPAPITTDTAQEERKSVQSILAALPDSGIEKIVVESTYGAQPGYQMGDLGVLYELEQGLVQTGIPTSIVRAAYYMSNWDMALATAQQAGQVHTLYPANFKLPMAAPQDLGAVGARLLQESVEKTGLHYVEGPERYSSADVAAAFADALGKKVKAVETPREAWVSTLQQTGFSRPAAESMAAMTAITLDQTYELPDAPMRGTTTLQDYISALVAHSK, from the coding sequence ATGTACATCATACTGGGTGCTACTGGCCATGTCGGATCGGCAGTAGCTCAATCATTATTGGACCAAGGTGAGGAAGTCACCGTTATTACCCACGATGCCCTGAAAAAGGAAGAGTGGCAGCAGAAAGGAGCAACCGTCGCTATAGCGGACGTGCATGACGCCAACCAGTTACGGACGGTCTTTAAGCGGGGCAAGCGTCTGTTCGTGCTCAATCCGCCCGCCCCGATCACCACCGACACGGCCCAGGAAGAACGCAAAAGTGTCCAATCGATTCTGGCGGCTTTACCGGACTCGGGCATTGAAAAGATCGTCGTTGAATCAACGTACGGTGCGCAGCCTGGCTACCAGATGGGCGATTTGGGAGTGCTCTATGAGTTGGAACAGGGTTTAGTTCAAACCGGCATTCCTACCAGCATTGTTCGAGCGGCTTACTACATGAGTAACTGGGATATGGCCCTGGCAACAGCCCAGCAAGCGGGTCAAGTCCACACGCTGTATCCAGCTAATTTTAAGTTGCCAATGGCTGCCCCGCAGGATTTGGGGGCAGTAGGTGCTCGTCTCTTACAGGAATCGGTTGAAAAAACCGGCTTACACTATGTTGAAGGGCCGGAACGCTACTCGTCAGCCGATGTGGCAGCTGCCTTTGCCGATGCGCTGGGCAAAAAGGTTAAAGCGGTTGAAACTCCGCGTGAGGCCTGGGTGAGCACTTTACAACAGACCGGTTTTTCTAGGCCAGCTGCTGAGTCGATGGCGGCCATGACAGCCATTACGTTGGATCAGACTTACGAGCTACCTGATGCACCCATGCGTGGGACCACTACGTTGCAGGACTACATTTCCGCATTGGTCGCTCACAGTAAGTAG
- a CDS encoding CHRD domain-containing protein, translated as MKPMKSVALSTVALLAVGLTMTACKKDDNPVTAITTTNFMATLNGANEKPTSTTSPATGTFMGSLNESTRVLSYTVTYSGFPTSSTVTAGHLHRVIPGDAAGVNGANPTPEIPFPSLTSPIVGTATLPSQARVDSMKNGFYYANIHSTQFPSGAIRGNVTRQ; from the coding sequence ATGAAACCAATGAAATCAGTTGCCTTATCAACCGTAGCCCTTCTGGCTGTTGGCCTAACGATGACAGCCTGTAAAAAGGATGATAATCCAGTCACGGCCATCACGACGACCAACTTCATGGCCACACTCAATGGCGCTAACGAGAAGCCAACCTCCACGACATCACCCGCTACGGGTACGTTCATGGGATCGCTCAACGAATCGACCCGCGTACTGAGTTATACCGTTACCTACTCGGGGTTTCCGACTTCATCGACGGTTACCGCTGGCCATCTTCACCGGGTTATCCCGGGCGATGCGGCGGGCGTAAACGGCGCGAACCCGACGCCGGAAATTCCGTTTCCCTCCCTGACTTCGCCCATCGTAGGCACGGCAACTCTGCCGAGTCAAGCGCGGGTTGATAGTATGAAAAATGGGTTTTATTATGCCAACATCCACTCTACTCAATTCCCGTCGGGCGCTATTCGGGGCAATGTAACCCGGCAATAA
- a CDS encoding tyrosine-type recombinase/integrase — translation MPLPAKRPDDQPQSPASAPASYTVSRLIAYFATTLSASSNYPRHARAYLDYCLQQGYGVDRFSLGIYTAGFRPNRISPLRKFLFFYQQLGYPLIVADPPKKEISPAANELVLRFIREHKGLKGERSKQTYTQALNAFFHYIDAQLQQGQQASLTGITVNDYITQLNQQGKSPFTINVYLSTVKQLAAWCVLKRKELALTPDQVDALQEVQAVKGFTVERRFYKESLETRERTDLLASAASPRDRAILALLSLEGLRTVEITRLLLADVDVERRLIHVLGKGKSTKKPIKLFEACLEPLADYLRSIRQWPLPEQDQKTPLFTNLTTAQIRYITNKHLRINGLKKKGMSAHSLRHTTAQLLLDEGVDLVYVQQHLRHESIETTQFYTLKQTLKTYFQKLPN, via the coding sequence ATGCCACTACCTGCCAAACGTCCCGACGATCAGCCCCAATCACCGGCCTCCGCCCCGGCGAGCTATACTGTATCGCGCCTGATCGCCTATTTTGCCACTACGCTTTCGGCTTCCAGTAACTATCCCCGTCATGCCAGGGCCTATCTCGACTACTGCTTACAGCAGGGGTATGGCGTAGATCGGTTTAGCCTGGGTATATACACGGCTGGTTTTCGGCCCAATCGCATCTCGCCCCTGCGCAAGTTTCTTTTCTTTTATCAGCAACTGGGCTATCCGCTGATCGTGGCGGACCCGCCCAAAAAAGAGATCTCTCCCGCAGCCAACGAACTGGTCCTGCGCTTTATTCGGGAGCACAAAGGATTGAAAGGGGAGCGTTCGAAACAGACCTATACCCAGGCATTGAATGCTTTTTTTCACTACATCGATGCGCAGCTGCAGCAGGGCCAGCAAGCCTCGCTGACCGGTATAACGGTCAACGACTACATTACCCAACTGAACCAGCAGGGAAAGTCACCCTTCACCATCAACGTTTACCTGTCAACGGTGAAGCAACTCGCCGCCTGGTGCGTGCTGAAGCGAAAGGAGCTGGCCCTTACCCCCGATCAGGTCGATGCCCTGCAGGAGGTGCAGGCCGTGAAAGGCTTTACGGTGGAGCGTCGCTTTTACAAAGAGAGCCTGGAAACCAGGGAGCGAACCGACCTGCTGGCCTCGGCAGCCTCGCCCCGCGACCGGGCTATTCTGGCCCTGTTGAGCCTGGAGGGATTACGTACCGTTGAGATCACGCGTCTCCTATTGGCCGACGTGGATGTCGAGCGTCGCCTGATTCATGTGCTGGGAAAAGGAAAAAGCACCAAAAAGCCCATTAAGCTTTTCGAGGCCTGCCTGGAGCCGCTGGCGGATTACCTGCGGAGTATCCGGCAGTGGCCCCTGCCCGAACAGGATCAAAAAACACCTTTATTTACGAATCTGACCACGGCTCAGATTCGCTACATCACCAACAAGCACCTGCGAATAAATGGGCTTAAAAAGAAAGGGATGTCGGCGCACAGCCTTCGGCATACGACCGCCCAACTCCTGCTGGATGAGGGCGTTGACTTAGTGTATGTGCAGCAGCATCTGCGCCATGAATCCATTGAAACGACGCAGTTTTATACCTTAAAACAAACCCTAAAAACGTATTTTCAGAAACTTCCCAATTAG